In Candidatus Thermoplasmatota archaeon, one DNA window encodes the following:
- a CDS encoding winged helix-turn-helix transcriptional regulator, giving the protein MKLLRDKSLSTQLLILLEVARGHYSRLLPIAEKIGITKQAVSDYLKKMKEEGLVQIISGEYKATMEGTQFLHSQLLELKKFLETGIQKLDIIESGVAIAGNNIRKGEKIGLFMENGDLVAYSGRNSPSTGIAMNDAKKEEDVSIKNMDGIVEHKMGKIYLIELPSSDEGGTRAFIIEGLKKAIEKIKPDKIGAADVIAKAALKKIGKKCDFEFASSSATVDAAQRGLDVTFLGCGEEMKKILSEIEEFNSSSVEQLYYEIISFRPKNHKNIKKESRFRKDDTA; this is encoded by the coding sequence ATGAAACTGCTGAGAGATAAATCCCTTTCCACACAGCTTCTCATTCTGCTGGAAGTGGCAAGAGGTCATTACTCCCGCCTATTACCGATTGCAGAAAAGATAGGAATTACAAAGCAGGCGGTGTCGGATTACCTCAAAAAAATGAAGGAAGAAGGGCTCGTACAAATCATTAGTGGGGAATACAAGGCAACGATGGAGGGAACACAGTTCCTTCATTCCCAACTCCTCGAACTTAAAAAATTTCTGGAAACGGGCATACAAAAGCTGGATATAATAGAAAGCGGTGTGGCTATTGCGGGAAACAATATCAGAAAAGGGGAAAAAATCGGGCTTTTCATGGAGAATGGTGATCTGGTTGCCTATAGTGGACGAAACTCACCTTCCACCGGCATAGCAATGAACGATGCCAAGAAAGAGGAGGACGTTTCCATAAAAAATATGGATGGCATAGTTGAACACAAGATGGGAAAAATTTACCTTATCGAATTGCCCTCGTCCGATGAAGGGGGAACGCGGGCATTCATAATCGAAGGGCTGAAAAAGGCCATTGAAAAAATAAAGCCCGATAAGATAGGGGCAGCCGATGTGATAGCAAAAGCGGCCCTAAAAAAAATTGGCAAGAAATGTGATTTCGAATTCGCTTCCAGCAGTGCAACCGTGGACGCCGCCCAGAGGGGGCTGGATGTTACCTTTCTCGGATGCGGTGAGGAGATGAAGAAAATTCTTTCGGAAATAGAAGAATTCAACAGTTCATCAGTGGAACAACTCTACTATGAAATTATATCCTTCCGCCCCAAAAACCATAAAAATATTAAAAAGGAAAGTAGATTCAGGAAAGATGATACTGCATGA